In Funiculus sociatus GB2-C1, the following proteins share a genomic window:
- a CDS encoding Rrf2 family transcriptional regulator, with protein MKLTTRGHYSVKALLDLSLQPGYRPTSVKAIAHRQDLPAPYLEKLLIELRRAGLVNSVRGAHGGYQLSREPAKISLGQILEAVGETIEPLPRHTPDAELAEDWVTFTLWHRLHQKLKEALYSITLADLYYDARSWQAAQGEETSFVV; from the coding sequence ATGAAGCTGACAACTCGCGGACACTACAGTGTAAAGGCACTGCTGGATTTAAGTTTACAACCAGGGTATAGACCGACTTCAGTAAAAGCGATCGCGCATCGGCAAGACCTCCCCGCACCCTATCTGGAAAAATTGTTGATAGAATTGCGACGAGCTGGTTTAGTCAACTCAGTTCGAGGCGCTCATGGGGGATATCAACTGTCCCGCGAACCTGCAAAAATTTCTCTCGGACAAATATTAGAAGCAGTAGGCGAAACAATTGAACCGCTACCTCGTCACACTCCAGACGCAGAGCTTGCGGAAGATTGGGTAACATTTACTCTTTGGCACAGATTGCACCAAAAACTTAAAGAAGCGTTGTACAGTATTACATTGGCAGACTTATACTATGACGCTCGTAGCTGGCAAGCAGCCCAAGGGGAAGAAACCAGTTTTGTTGTTTAG